A genomic window from Peromyscus maniculatus bairdii isolate BWxNUB_F1_BW_parent chromosome 1, HU_Pman_BW_mat_3.1, whole genome shotgun sequence includes:
- the LOC121825879 gene encoding pregnancy-specific glycoprotein 22-like, whose protein sequence is MEGSSVLLCKGCTPWQWLLVTASLLTFWHLSTTADVTIESLPPLVAEGENVLFLVRDLPENLMALAWFKGLTDMKQGIAVYTLHNNLSVTGSVHSGRETIYHNGSLLLENVTQKDTGYYTLRTYNRRAKIVSTTSMYLQVHAFLWKCGRLATSAQPSIELVPPSVAEGGSVLLRIYNPPENIVGFVWFKGTINFKNVVATHLISDRKSTVWGPAYTGRETLHSDGSLLLHSVTQRDGGVYTLRVLRTDTGKEEAEVQLQVDTSLFLFCNPFTSSQIMIQPVPRYPAEGKGVLLQVHNLPEDLLTLVWYKSKFSTSVLKIVEYSRTINSISWGPEHIRRGMVYNNGSLMLQDVTEKDSGMYTLEVLKKNSKTEKAYVEFYVKKYVTQPFVQITDTTVSGGTSVIFTCISPDTDISIRWIFNNQNLQLTERMTLSPTKCGLRIDPVRNEDFGEYKCQISNRFSLKTSLPVFWPR, encoded by the exons CCTCCCTTTTAACCTTCTGGCACCTGTCCACCACTGCGGATGTGACCATTGAATCACTGCCACCCCTAGTGGCCGAAGGAGAAAATGTCCTTTTCCTTGTCCGTGATCTGCCAGAAAATCTTATGGCCTTAGCCTGGTTCAAAGGACTAACAGATATGAAACAAGGAATTGCGGTATATACACTGCACAACAATTTAAGTGTGACAGGGTCTGTGCACAGTGGCAGAGAGACAATATATCACAATGGATCTCTGTTGCTGGAAAACGTCACCCAGAAGGACACAGGATACTACACTCTACGAACCTATAACAGACGTGCAAAAATCGTATCAACAACATCCATGTACCTCCAAGTGCACG cCTTCCTTTGGAAGTGTGGGCGCCTTGCTACCTCTGCCCAGCCCAGTATTGAATTAGTGCCACCCAGCGTTGCCGAAGGGGGAAGTGTTCTTCTACGAATTTACAATCCCCCAGAGAACATTGTAGGCTTTGTCTGGTTCAAAGGAACGATTAACTTCAAGAACGTTGTGGCTACCCACCTTATATCAGACAGGAAGTCAACTGTGTGGGGGCCTGCATACACTGGCAGAGAGACATTGCACAGTGATGGATCCTTGTTGCTTCACAGTGTCACTCAGAGAGACGGTGGAGTGTACACCCTACGAGTTCTGAGAACAGACACGggaaaggaagaagcagaagtgCAGCTCCAGGTGGACA cttctctttttctgttctgtaacCCTTTTACTTCTTCCCAAATCATGATCCAACCGGTGCCTCGGTATCCTGCTGAGGGGAAAGGCGTACTTCTCCAAGTTCATAATCTTCCAGAAGATCTACTTACCCTTGTCTGGTACAAATCAAAGTTTAGTACTTCAGTCCTTAAAATTGTAGAATATAGCAGAACCATCAATTCCATTTCCTGGGGGCCTGAACACATAAGAAGAGGGATGGTGTACAATAATGGATCCTTGATGCTCCAGGACGTCACTGAGAAAGACTCAGGAATGTACACACTAGAAGTTTTAAAGAAGAATTCCAAAACTGAAAAAGCATACGTGGAATTTTATGTAAAGA AGTATGTGACACAGCCCTTTGTACAAATCACTGATACCACAGTCTCAGGAGGTACATCTGTGATCTTCACCTGCATTTCACCCGACACTGATATCTCCATCCGTTGGATCTTCAATAACCAGAATCTGCAGCTCACAGAGAGGATGACTCTGTCCCCAACCAAGTGTGGACTCAGAATAGATCCTGTCAGGAATGAGGATTTTGGAGAGTATAAGTGTCAGATCTCCAACCGATTCAGTTTGAAGACCAGTCTCCCAGTCTTCTGGCCGAGATGA